A window from Acidimicrobiales bacterium encodes these proteins:
- a CDS encoding phosphotransferase family protein, translating into MTLQHDLPEGMVEWIASVGGGEITRLERHVARREAWVVDVTRPDSSVLEGFLRLDRHDVPADSSTSLVRETKVIQALADTDIPVPDVYGRNDELRCTLFERVRGRSDIDKVDDPVQQRAVMEDFIRVIARMHTLDLDELDLAEHMPYLPRTPAEAALNDVDLALEQWKGFLATYTEPLITYGVSWLRRHAPTELARLSLVQGDTGPVNFMFDGNEVTALIDLEWAHFGDPLEDIGNICVREFWNPSGGLTGLFHLYEAESGIPYTRFAAQYYRVQQNVRGMIPIHYISEHAHPRESLAWYLCYRYLGDRATCESLAEAAGLRVERPTMPTEIGTADVVARAAAYSIERDVVPKVTDPFARSRAEDAVRLVEVMERRRRFGPALDEAECDELGAVLGSRPASRAEGLAALDRLIDDGDLDAGTDAAVITYLTRRAYRDEWLHQPVVSLYPERTWSALDT; encoded by the coding sequence ATGACACTGCAACACGATCTGCCCGAGGGGATGGTGGAGTGGATCGCGTCCGTCGGCGGGGGCGAGATCACCCGCCTCGAACGCCACGTCGCCCGGCGTGAGGCGTGGGTGGTCGACGTGACCCGGCCCGACAGCTCGGTGCTGGAAGGCTTCCTCCGCCTCGACCGACACGACGTCCCCGCCGACTCCTCCACGTCGCTGGTGCGCGAGACCAAGGTCATCCAGGCCCTCGCCGACACCGACATCCCCGTCCCCGACGTCTACGGCCGCAACGACGAGCTGCGCTGCACCCTCTTCGAACGGGTACGGGGCCGCTCCGACATCGACAAGGTCGACGACCCCGTCCAGCAGCGGGCGGTGATGGAGGACTTCATCCGGGTGATCGCCCGGATGCACACCCTCGACCTCGACGAGCTCGACCTGGCCGAGCACATGCCCTACCTGCCCCGCACCCCGGCCGAGGCCGCGCTCAACGACGTGGATCTGGCCCTCGAGCAGTGGAAGGGCTTCCTGGCCACCTACACCGAACCGCTCATCACCTACGGGGTGAGCTGGCTGCGCCGCCACGCCCCCACCGAGCTGGCCCGCCTGTCGCTCGTGCAGGGCGACACCGGGCCGGTGAACTTCATGTTCGACGGCAACGAGGTCACCGCCCTGATCGACCTCGAGTGGGCGCACTTCGGCGACCCGCTCGAGGACATCGGCAACATCTGCGTGCGGGAGTTCTGGAACCCCTCGGGCGGGCTCACCGGCCTGTTCCACCTGTACGAGGCCGAATCGGGCATCCCCTACACCCGCTTCGCGGCGCAGTACTACCGGGTCCAGCAGAACGTACGGGGCATGATCCCCATCCACTACATCAGCGAGCACGCCCACCCCCGGGAGTCGCTCGCCTGGTACCTCTGCTACCGCTACCTCGGCGACCGCGCCACGTGTGAGTCGCTGGCCGAGGCCGCCGGGTTGCGCGTCGAACGACCCACCATGCCCACCGAGATCGGCACCGCCGACGTCGTGGCACGCGCCGCCGCCTACTCCATCGAGCGCGACGTGGTCCCCAAGGTGACCGACCCCTTCGCCCGGTCACGCGCCGAGGACGCGGTGCGCCTGGTCGAGGTCATGGAACGACGCCGGCGCTTCGGCCCGGCGCTCGACGAGGCAGAGTGCGACGAGCTCGGCGCGGTGCTCGGGAGCCGGCCGGCCTCCAGGGCCGAAGGGCTGGCGGCGCTCGACCGGCTCATCGACGACGGCGACCTCGACGCCGGGACCGACGCCGCGGTGATCACCTATCTGACCCGACGCGCCTACCGAGACGAGTGGCTCCACCAGCCGGTCGTGTCGCTGTACCCCGAGCGCACCTGGTCGGCGCTCGACACCTGA
- a CDS encoding cytochrome P450: MAHAVRDDIDLLDGNWYAARPYEQWAWMRRNAPVYYDEPNDVWGITRYDDVLAIEKDPRTYSSARAPRPHGDPLPMMISMDNPEHQKRRSLVNRGFTPKKVQGHAGTIEALCTTIIDRVCEDGECDFVWDIAAPLPLLVIADMLGFPPESYDDLLRWSDDLIKGTTGTPTVEVQTAAMEAGLAFREFQLEVIADRRSKPRQDDLVSTLCHAEIDGERLDDESLVQESLLILIGGDETTRHVITDGMLALLDFPDQRDRLVADPGLLESGVEELLRWVSPIKNMARTVTRDLELRGQQLHEGDQVMLFYPSANRDEEVFADPDRLDVGRTPNNHLAFGFGPHFCMGASLARLELKTMFGELLRRLPDIELATDEPLEYRASNFITGPEGMPVRFTPSPREGAQG, translated from the coding sequence ATGGCACACGCGGTCCGAGACGACATCGACCTGCTCGACGGCAACTGGTACGCCGCCCGCCCCTACGAGCAGTGGGCCTGGATGCGCCGCAACGCCCCCGTGTACTACGACGAACCCAACGACGTCTGGGGCATCACCCGCTACGACGACGTCCTGGCCATCGAGAAGGACCCCCGGACGTACTCCTCGGCGCGCGCCCCTCGCCCCCACGGCGACCCGCTCCCGATGATGATCTCGATGGACAACCCCGAGCACCAGAAGCGGCGCTCGCTCGTGAACCGCGGGTTCACCCCGAAGAAGGTCCAGGGCCACGCCGGCACCATCGAGGCCCTGTGCACCACGATCATCGACCGGGTCTGCGAGGACGGCGAGTGCGACTTCGTCTGGGACATCGCCGCCCCGCTGCCGCTGCTGGTGATCGCCGACATGCTCGGCTTCCCCCCGGAGAGCTACGACGACCTGCTGCGGTGGTCCGACGACCTCATCAAGGGCACCACCGGCACGCCGACCGTCGAGGTGCAGACCGCGGCGATGGAGGCCGGTCTGGCCTTCCGCGAGTTCCAGCTCGAGGTGATCGCCGACCGCCGCTCCAAGCCCCGTCAGGACGACCTGGTGAGCACGCTCTGCCATGCCGAGATCGACGGCGAGCGCCTCGACGACGAGTCCCTCGTGCAGGAGAGCCTCCTCATCCTCATCGGCGGCGACGAGACCACCCGCCACGTCATCACCGACGGGATGCTGGCCCTCCTCGACTTCCCCGACCAGCGCGACCGCCTCGTCGCCGACCCGGGCCTCCTGGAGTCGGGGGTCGAGGAGCTGTTGCGGTGGGTGTCGCCGATCAAGAACATGGCCCGGACCGTGACCCGTGACCTCGAGCTGCGCGGACAGCAGCTCCACGAGGGCGACCAGGTGATGCTCTTCTACCCCTCGGCCAACCGCGACGAGGAGGTGTTCGCCGACCCCGACCGGCTCGACGTCGGCCGCACGCCGAACAACCACCTCGCCTTCGGGTTCGGCCCCCACTTCTGCATGGGCGCGTCGCTCGCCCGACTCGAGCTGAAGACCATGTTCGGCGAGCTGCTCCGCCGCCTCCCCGACATCGAGCTGGCCACCGACGAGCCGCTCGAGTACCGGGCGTCGAACTTCATCACCGGACCGGAGGGCATGCCCGTGCGATTCACCCCGTCACCCCGCGAAGGCGCACAGGGCTGA
- a CDS encoding NAD(P)-binding domain-containing protein encodes MTRIYYEAEADLSVLDGRQVAVVGYGNQGRSWALNLRDSGVDAQVCVRDDASRALALAEGFAAAELEAAADADVICLLVPDDAIPTLPIRPRDDALTIVASGYTLAFGRFDPAGDQAMVAPRMLGPEVRRCFEEGWGFITGLGVHKDVTGTALARTLAVALGIGGLRQGAIEMSPRQEAVVDLAVEQVRSPALAHVNEAFVRLMLENDVPLEAIITELMLSGEVERSYALVRQVGFVGQLGFHSPTSQYGQLSRRGAYADVDLRSRMAELLDEITSGRFADEWDEQRDAGHPRLAELWEEFANDDIAAFELDLRRRLGEKVTASGPAPAGD; translated from the coding sequence ATGACCCGCATCTACTACGAGGCCGAAGCCGACCTCTCGGTTCTCGACGGCCGACAGGTCGCCGTCGTGGGCTACGGCAACCAGGGCCGCAGCTGGGCGCTCAACCTTCGCGACAGCGGTGTCGACGCGCAGGTGTGCGTCCGCGACGACGCCTCGCGCGCCCTGGCCCTCGCGGAGGGCTTCGCCGCCGCCGAGCTCGAGGCCGCCGCCGACGCCGACGTGATCTGCCTCCTGGTGCCCGACGACGCCATCCCCACGCTGCCGATCAGGCCACGCGACGACGCGCTCACCATCGTGGCCTCCGGCTACACGCTGGCCTTCGGGCGTTTCGACCCGGCCGGCGACCAGGCGATGGTCGCCCCCCGGATGCTCGGCCCCGAGGTGCGGCGCTGCTTCGAGGAGGGCTGGGGCTTCATCACCGGGCTCGGGGTCCACAAGGACGTGACGGGGACCGCGCTCGCCCGCACCCTCGCCGTCGCCCTCGGCATCGGGGGCCTCCGCCAGGGGGCGATCGAGATGTCACCCCGCCAGGAGGCGGTCGTCGACCTCGCCGTCGAGCAGGTCCGGTCCCCGGCCCTCGCCCACGTGAACGAGGCCTTCGTCCGCCTCATGCTCGAGAACGACGTCCCGCTCGAGGCGATCATCACCGAGCTCATGCTCTCGGGCGAGGTCGAGCGCAGCTACGCGCTGGTCCGCCAGGTCGGGTTCGTCGGCCAGCTCGGGTTCCACTCCCCCACGAGCCAGTACGGACAGCTCAGCCGCCGGGGCGCCTACGCCGACGTCGACCTCCGGTCCCGGATGGCCGAGCTCCTCGACGAGATCACCTCCGGACGGTTCGCCGACGAGTGGGACGAGCAACGCGACGCCGGCCACCCCCGACTCGCCGAGCTCTGGGAGGAGTTCGCCAACGACGACATCGCCGCGTTCGAGCTGGACCTGCGTCGACGCCTCGGCGAGAAGGTCACCGCATCCGGTCCGGCGCCCGCCGGCGACTGA
- a CDS encoding wax ester/triacylglycerol synthase family O-acyltransferase — translation MSGVDAAFLYGETPSWHMHVSAVIVLDPSDMPDGFSFEHFVTRLEQRLHLTPQFRWKLVEVPFGLDRPGWVEDPDFDIGYHVHHVGLSAPGGPVQLGELIGDLVGYKLNRSIPLWEMWVIEGLADGRVAVLAKVHHSIVDGISGTELAQIMFDFEPEPADPPPPEDVASRVLEAVPHPVELVARGVGRMMLSPYRVVRFADQTVRQAFSFVGFQRRPNPPSGPFQAPRTSFNAELSPYRRFAFTNVALDDVREIKDAFGVKLNDVVLALCAGTLRRYLEAGEELPDAPLIAQVPVSLRAEGDNNSVGTQVGAMFASLATHEDDPVARLHQIHESTQSAKEMQHALAADKIMGLTELAAPGLINLAARMYTLAGLDSLTPPIMNLIVSNVPGPPFPLYCAGARIEALYPMGPLLYGTGVNITVLSYTGTIDFGFMVCRELVPEPWRLAEGIELALDELLTAARERTAADDATA, via the coding sequence ATGAGCGGGGTCGACGCGGCATTCCTCTACGGCGAGACGCCGTCGTGGCACATGCACGTGTCGGCCGTCATCGTCCTCGACCCGAGCGACATGCCCGACGGCTTCAGCTTCGAGCACTTCGTGACCCGGCTCGAGCAGCGGCTCCACCTGACGCCGCAGTTCCGGTGGAAGCTGGTGGAGGTCCCCTTCGGCCTCGACCGGCCCGGCTGGGTCGAGGACCCCGACTTCGACATCGGCTACCACGTGCACCACGTGGGGCTGTCCGCTCCGGGTGGACCCGTGCAGCTCGGGGAGCTGATCGGCGACCTCGTGGGCTACAAGCTCAACCGGAGCATCCCGCTCTGGGAGATGTGGGTGATCGAGGGGCTGGCCGACGGGCGGGTCGCCGTCCTCGCCAAGGTGCACCACTCGATCGTCGACGGCATCTCGGGGACCGAGCTCGCCCAGATCATGTTCGACTTCGAACCCGAGCCGGCCGACCCGCCCCCGCCCGAGGACGTCGCCTCGCGGGTGCTCGAGGCCGTGCCCCACCCGGTCGAGCTGGTGGCCCGCGGGGTGGGGCGGATGATGCTCTCGCCGTACCGCGTCGTCCGGTTCGCCGACCAGACGGTTCGCCAGGCGTTCAGCTTCGTCGGCTTCCAACGCCGGCCCAACCCTCCGTCGGGGCCGTTCCAGGCCCCGCGGACCTCGTTCAACGCGGAGCTGTCCCCGTACCGGCGCTTCGCGTTCACGAACGTGGCCCTCGACGACGTCCGCGAGATCAAGGACGCGTTCGGGGTCAAGCTCAACGACGTCGTCCTGGCGCTGTGCGCCGGCACCCTCCGGCGCTACCTCGAGGCCGGTGAGGAGCTCCCCGACGCACCGCTCATCGCCCAGGTCCCGGTGTCGCTGCGCGCCGAGGGCGACAACAACTCGGTGGGCACCCAGGTGGGTGCCATGTTCGCCTCGTTGGCCACCCACGAGGACGACCCGGTGGCCCGGCTCCACCAGATCCACGAGAGCACCCAGAGCGCCAAGGAGATGCAGCACGCCCTTGCCGCCGACAAGATCATGGGCCTCACCGAGCTCGCCGCACCGGGCCTGATCAACCTGGCGGCGCGGATGTACACGCTCGCCGGGCTCGACTCGCTCACACCGCCGATCATGAACCTGATCGTCTCGAACGTGCCCGGCCCGCCGTTCCCGCTCTACTGCGCGGGGGCCCGCATCGAGGCGCTCTACCCGATGGGGCCGCTGCTCTACGGCACCGGGGTGAACATCACCGTCCTCAGCTACACGGGGACCATCGACTTCGGCTTCATGGTCTGTCGCGAGCTCGTCCCCGAACCCTGGCGCCTGGCCGAGGGCATCGAGCTCGCCCTCGACGAGCTCCTCACCGCCGCCCGGGAACGCACCGCCGCCGACGACGCCACGGCCTGA
- a CDS encoding nitronate monooxygenase family protein: MQTPLCDAFGIEYPIFAFTHCRDVVAAVSKAGGMGVLGAVGFSPEQLEIELDWIDEHVDGKPYGVDTVMPQKAVDVEGANPDEMLAQIRSMIDANHWRYVDELMDRFDLPPLPEGEEAGGVLGWTDDVAHRHVEIALAHPISLIANALGSPPKDVIDLAHAHGVKVAALAGKAVHAQRHVNNGVDIVVAQGYEAGGHTGEISTMVLVPEVVDAIAPAPVLAAGGIGNGRQIAAALSLGAQGVWLGSLWLTTAESSASPAVLEAYLGATSADTVRSRSYTGKPARMLRNQWTDAWADPEGPGPLGMPLQNILTSEANARIARSGRADLQFAPVGQIVGSMNEVRPVRDVMFQLVEEYIEAVERLGQGLEV, encoded by the coding sequence ATGCAGACCCCGCTGTGCGACGCCTTCGGCATCGAGTACCCGATCTTCGCCTTCACCCACTGCCGTGACGTCGTCGCCGCGGTCAGCAAGGCCGGGGGGATGGGGGTGCTCGGGGCGGTGGGCTTCTCGCCCGAGCAGCTCGAGATCGAGCTCGACTGGATCGACGAGCACGTCGACGGCAAGCCCTACGGGGTCGACACCGTCATGCCCCAGAAGGCGGTCGACGTGGAGGGCGCGAACCCCGACGAGATGCTCGCCCAGATCCGGTCGATGATCGACGCCAACCACTGGCGCTACGTGGACGAGCTCATGGATCGCTTCGACCTCCCACCGCTGCCCGAGGGCGAGGAGGCGGGCGGGGTGCTGGGCTGGACCGACGACGTGGCCCACCGCCACGTGGAGATCGCCCTCGCCCACCCGATCTCGCTCATCGCCAACGCCCTCGGCTCGCCGCCCAAGGACGTGATCGACCTGGCCCACGCCCACGGCGTGAAGGTGGCGGCGCTGGCCGGCAAGGCGGTCCACGCGCAACGTCACGTGAACAACGGCGTCGACATCGTCGTGGCGCAGGGCTACGAGGCCGGGGGGCACACCGGCGAGATCTCGACGATGGTTCTCGTCCCCGAGGTGGTCGACGCCATCGCCCCGGCACCGGTGCTGGCCGCCGGCGGCATCGGCAACGGCCGCCAGATCGCCGCCGCCCTGTCGCTCGGCGCCCAGGGGGTGTGGCTCGGCTCGCTGTGGCTCACCACGGCCGAGAGCAGCGCCAGCCCCGCGGTGCTCGAGGCCTACCTGGGTGCGACGTCGGCCGACACGGTGCGGTCGCGCTCGTACACGGGCAAGCCGGCCCGCATGCTGCGCAACCAGTGGACCGACGCCTGGGCCGACCCGGAGGGACCGGGGCCGCTGGGCATGCCGTTGCAGAACATCCTCACCTCCGAGGCCAACGCCCGGATCGCCCGTTCGGGGCGGGCCGATCTCCAGTTCGCGCCGGTCGGCCAGATCGTCGGCTCCATGAACGAGGTGCGCCCGGTGCGCGACGTGATGTTCCAGCTCGTGGAGGAGTACATCGAGGCCGTCGAGCGCCTCGGTCAGGGCCTCGAGGTCTGA
- a CDS encoding low temperature requirement protein A: protein MRGIEVPERTEDFTADPVELFFDLAYVFAFSQLVGRLIAEPDWEGVGRVTLLFLLLWLPWQQFTWSANAVSGNGRTVRVFFLVATVASVPMAASISTAFGPGGPVFALSLGVIMVIGLATQLLGHDRSSSEFGSVVRWAAPNVVGLAVIVGGSFVDGAGRTVLWIVAVLITIGAMIAAGRGEWIIRTGHFAERHGLIVIVALGEVIVALGLPVVSSLEAGGGVPGSTVAVLVAAGVFAGLLWWGYFDRPSPALEHRAESLVGARERGRYVRDVYTWAHAPVVAGVILSAAALEEIALHPTDPVPQQFRVMLLGGLVLMVVGIAVSVWRAFRAVPIERLVALGALAAVLLGATSWNGLVVVVVVDVVVFVTFVIENRRIEHPRVAD, encoded by the coding sequence ATGCGGGGGATCGAGGTACCGGAGCGGACCGAGGACTTCACGGCCGACCCGGTCGAGCTGTTCTTCGACCTCGCCTATGTCTTCGCCTTCTCCCAGCTGGTCGGGCGGCTCATCGCCGAGCCCGACTGGGAGGGAGTCGGGCGGGTCACGTTGCTCTTCCTCCTGCTGTGGCTCCCGTGGCAGCAGTTCACGTGGTCGGCCAACGCCGTGTCGGGCAACGGGCGCACCGTCCGCGTGTTCTTCCTCGTGGCCACGGTGGCGAGCGTGCCGATGGCCGCTTCGATCTCGACGGCCTTCGGGCCCGGCGGGCCCGTCTTCGCCCTCTCGCTCGGGGTGATCATGGTGATCGGCCTGGCGACCCAGCTCCTCGGCCACGACCGCTCGAGCTCGGAGTTCGGATCGGTGGTGCGATGGGCCGCACCCAACGTCGTCGGCCTGGCCGTGATCGTCGGCGGATCCTTCGTCGACGGCGCCGGGCGCACGGTCCTGTGGATCGTGGCGGTGCTCATCACGATCGGGGCGATGATCGCCGCCGGGCGGGGGGAGTGGATCATCCGCACGGGCCACTTCGCCGAACGCCACGGACTGATCGTCATCGTCGCCCTGGGCGAGGTCATCGTGGCGCTCGGCCTCCCGGTGGTGAGCTCGCTCGAGGCCGGCGGTGGCGTGCCCGGCAGCACCGTGGCGGTCCTCGTCGCCGCCGGGGTCTTCGCCGGGCTCCTCTGGTGGGGCTACTTCGACCGTCCCTCACCGGCCCTCGAGCACCGGGCCGAGTCGCTCGTCGGGGCCCGGGAACGAGGCCGCTACGTGCGCGACGTGTACACCTGGGCCCACGCCCCCGTCGTCGCCGGGGTGATCCTTTCGGCGGCTGCCCTCGAGGAGATCGCCCTCCATCCCACCGACCCCGTCCCCCAGCAGTTCAGGGTCATGCTCCTGGGCGGTCTGGTGCTCATGGTCGTGGGGATCGCGGTCAGCGTGTGGCGGGCCTTCCGTGCCGTCCCGATCGAGCGCCTCGTCGCCCTCGGGGCGCTCGCCGCGGTCCTGCTCGGCGCCACGTCCTGGAACGGGCTCGTCGTGGTGGTGGTCGTCGACGTCGTCGTCTTCGTCACCTTCGTGATCGAGAACCGCCGGATCGAGCATCCCCGGGTCGCCGACTGA
- a CDS encoding glucose 1-dehydrogenase: MSTDPDPTITGRLAGKVALVTGAARGQGEAEARLFAAEGAQVVLADVLDAEGEAVAADIGPAARYVHLDVSREDDWRDAMAVVAEIGPLSVLVNNAAILRFSAITDTSLEDYLRVIMVNQVGTFLGMKAAIGPMTEAGGGSIVNISSIDGIGSKNSLVAYSSSKGAIRSMTKTAALELGQFGIRVNSVHPGGVFTPMNGDIAKDVFDAAHRQLPLARSAMPEEIATMVLFLASDEASYCTGAEFVVDGGWLAGDIHPMLPGAPPRAPR; this comes from the coding sequence ATGAGCACCGACCCCGATCCCACCATCACCGGACGCCTCGCCGGCAAGGTGGCCCTCGTCACCGGCGCCGCCCGTGGCCAGGGTGAGGCCGAGGCCCGCCTCTTCGCCGCCGAGGGCGCCCAAGTGGTCCTGGCCGACGTCCTCGACGCCGAGGGCGAGGCGGTGGCCGCCGACATCGGGCCGGCCGCCCGCTACGTGCACCTCGACGTGTCCCGCGAGGACGACTGGCGCGACGCGATGGCCGTCGTCGCCGAGATCGGACCGCTCTCGGTGCTCGTCAACAACGCCGCCATCCTCCGCTTCAGCGCCATCACCGACACGAGCCTGGAGGACTACCTCCGGGTCATCATGGTGAACCAGGTGGGCACCTTCCTCGGCATGAAGGCGGCGATCGGACCGATGACCGAGGCCGGCGGCGGCTCGATCGTCAACATCTCCTCCATCGACGGGATCGGCTCCAAGAACTCCCTGGTCGCCTACTCCAGCTCGAAGGGGGCCATCCGGTCGATGACGAAGACCGCCGCGCTCGAACTGGGCCAGTTCGGGATCCGGGTCAACTCGGTGCACCCCGGTGGTGTGTTCACCCCGATGAACGGCGACATCGCGAAGGATGTGTTCGATGCGGCCCACCGCCAGCTGCCGCTGGCCCGGTCGGCCATGCCCGAGGAGATCGCCACCATGGTCCTCTTCCTGGCCTCCGACGAGGCCAGCTACTGCACGGGCGCCGAGTTCGTCGTCGACGGCGGCTGGCTGGCCGGCGACATCCACCCGATGCTGCCCGGCGCGCCGCCGCGAGCCCCGCGCTGA
- a CDS encoding NADPH:quinone oxidoreductase family protein, which yields MRAWQVHRNAAPRDALRLVEIDEPEPGPGELRLRVHAAAIGMPDAFLCRGRYAFRPPIPFVPGQEVCGTVDAVGEGVETAVGTRLMAVTSFYDGRGGFADATVARADTAFRVPDAMSDTSAAAFRIGYSTAWIGLVRRGGLRAGERLLVLGGAGGSGTAAIEVGRALGASVIAVVGGAEKEDLCRRLGAEVVIDRTEVDVPEAVRGATGGAGVDVVYDPVGGAAADAVAGCLRPGGRLLAVGFASGTWARPDTAALVRSSASLVGVYAGGGTRDEDAADHEALLGLFADGRLTVAVTPVPFGSLPDAVARVDAGTAVGKLVVEVG from the coding sequence ATGCGCGCCTGGCAGGTCCATCGCAACGCCGCACCGCGGGATGCGCTGCGCCTGGTCGAGATCGACGAACCCGAGCCGGGACCCGGCGAGCTGCGCCTGCGCGTGCACGCCGCGGCGATCGGGATGCCGGACGCCTTCCTCTGCCGGGGCCGCTACGCCTTCCGGCCCCCGATCCCGTTCGTGCCCGGGCAGGAGGTCTGCGGCACCGTCGACGCCGTCGGCGAGGGCGTCGAGACGGCCGTCGGCACCCGGTTGATGGCGGTGACCAGCTTCTACGACGGCCGGGGCGGGTTCGCCGACGCGACCGTCGCCCGGGCCGACACTGCGTTCAGGGTGCCCGACGCCATGAGCGACACCTCGGCGGCGGCCTTCCGCATCGGCTACTCGACGGCCTGGATCGGGCTCGTCCGGCGGGGTGGTCTCCGTGCCGGCGAACGCCTGCTGGTGCTCGGCGGCGCCGGTGGGTCGGGCACGGCGGCGATCGAGGTCGGTCGAGCCCTGGGGGCGTCGGTCATCGCCGTCGTGGGCGGGGCGGAGAAGGAGGACCTGTGCCGTCGCCTCGGTGCCGAGGTCGTGATCGACCGCACCGAGGTGGACGTCCCCGAGGCCGTACGCGGGGCGACCGGCGGTGCCGGGGTCGACGTGGTGTACGACCCGGTCGGCGGCGCCGCCGCCGACGCCGTCGCCGGGTGCCTACGGCCGGGCGGACGGCTGCTCGCGGTGGGCTTCGCCAGCGGCACGTGGGCCCGGCCGGACACCGCAGCGCTGGTCCGGTCCAGTGCCTCGCTGGTCGGCGTCTACGCCGGCGGGGGCACACGCGACGAGGACGCCGCCGACCACGAGGCGCTGCTCGGCCTCTTCGCCGACGGCCGTCTCACCGTCGCGGTGACCCCGGTGCCGTTCGGGTCGCTCCCCGACGCGGTCGCCCGGGTGGACGCCGGCACGGCGGTCGGCAAGCTCGTCGTCGAGGTGGGCTGA
- a CDS encoding nuclear transport factor 2 family protein — protein sequence MENASPELAATLERYLAFRREVDEGRAPWSDLVQFFTDDMVFVDPAWGRIEGIDAVREFLVDSMTGIEDWTFPVDHVYVDGDEVVVKYRQVLPDGRQQSGYTTLLHAGGGKFRYEEDVLNMAQVLEDLAASGWQAPPGMKFPPRSPDRDFSRP from the coding sequence ATGGAGAACGCATCGCCTGAGCTGGCGGCCACGCTCGAGCGCTACCTGGCCTTCCGGCGTGAGGTCGACGAGGGTCGGGCGCCATGGTCCGACCTCGTCCAGTTCTTCACCGACGACATGGTGTTCGTCGACCCGGCGTGGGGTCGGATCGAGGGCATCGACGCCGTCCGGGAGTTCCTCGTCGACTCGATGACCGGCATCGAGGACTGGACCTTCCCGGTCGACCACGTCTACGTCGACGGCGACGAGGTGGTGGTGAAGTACCGACAGGTCCTCCCCGACGGTCGCCAGCAGTCGGGGTACACCACCCTGCTCCACGCCGGCGGTGGCAAGTTCCGTTACGAAGAGGACGTGCTCAACATGGCCCAGGTCCTCGAGGACCTCGCCGCCTCGGGCTGGCAGGCCCCTCCGGGGATGAAGTTCCCGCCCCGTTCGCCCGACCGCGACTTCTCCCGGCCCTGA
- a CDS encoding enoyl-CoA hydratase/isomerase family protein: MTGFVRIDRPGEATVVLTIDRAERRNALSIAVRDEISDALDELAADESVRVLVITGAGSTFCAGFDLGEFEVAAADGEFATRLWASSDRYHRTLASFPLPTVAAVNGPAVAGGFDLAVLCDLRVVSSTARFSHPERTFGEVVYGPLRELVGGAVARDLTLTGRTLDAEEALVLGVATRVAPPDEVYGTALALAARIAEAPRAQLVGHKAKILRQSGRDPSTGTLDL; encoded by the coding sequence ATGACCGGCTTCGTGAGGATCGACCGACCCGGGGAAGCCACGGTGGTGCTCACGATCGATCGAGCCGAGCGACGCAACGCCCTCTCGATCGCGGTGCGCGACGAGATCAGCGATGCCCTCGACGAGCTCGCCGCCGACGAGTCGGTGCGGGTGCTGGTGATCACCGGGGCGGGCTCGACCTTCTGCGCCGGCTTCGACCTCGGGGAGTTCGAGGTGGCGGCGGCCGACGGCGAGTTCGCGACCCGCCTCTGGGCGTCGAGCGACCGCTACCACCGCACCCTGGCCTCCTTCCCGCTGCCCACCGTCGCGGCGGTGAACGGCCCGGCCGTCGCCGGCGGATTCGATCTCGCCGTGCTCTGCGACCTCCGGGTGGTCTCCTCCACGGCCCGCTTCTCCCACCCCGAGCGGACCTTCGGCGAGGTCGTCTACGGCCCGTTGCGCGAGCTGGTGGGTGGGGCCGTCGCCCGCGACCTCACGCTCACCGGCCGCACCCTCGACGCCGAGGAGGCCCTCGTCCTGGGCGTCGCGACGAGGGTCGCGCCGCCCGATGAGGTGTACGGCACCGCCCTGGCGCTCGCCGCCCGGATCGCCGAGGCGCCCCGGGCCCAGCTCGTGGGCCACAAGGCGAAGATCCTCCGGCAATCGGGGCGGGACCCGTCGACGGGGACGCTCGACCTCTAG